TAGCAACAGGCTGGCAAAAACTTACTGCTGTACCGCAGTTTAATTTAAACAAGATGTGCACAGGGCATACCTTAACAAGCTTACTTCCTGGCTTTATATTTAGGCTTTTAGTTCTAGTTACACCTGCCTACATACAACGCTTTTACATGGCTTCTTCTATAGGGCAAGCTGCAAAGGTTTTTAACAAAATTACCATAGCTCCCTGTGTGATAGCTTTGCTTATTTTCAGTGTTGCAGCAGCTTTGCATATACATGGAGATAACATTTCATCCAATCAGAATGTCCTTCACTATGTCCTTTCTCTTGCCTATTTCCCTGGTATGTTAGGTATATTGGTAACAGCTATGCTAGCGTTGCTGATGTCTACCGCTGATTCTCACTTACATATTTCCTCTGTTTTATTTACGAATGACCTATGGCCTTTTGTAGCTAGGTTTACCAAGTCGGATAAGCCATCGCTCAAAATTGTACGTATCGTCTCTTTGGGTATAGGAGTCATTAGCCTTCTGATGGTATTCCATACAACCAGTATTCTGCAATTAATGTACAAAATATTTTACCTTTATGACCCCGCTGTTTCAGTTCCCTTTATAATAGCTTGTTTGGGATTTAGGCCTAGATCCCTTGTTGTGCTCATAACCATGGGTTGGAACATAATCGTAGCAACGTATTTTATTTTTTATCAAAAGCAAACTATAACCCATAATCGCGTTATCCTTTCAATGATTGTAAGCGCAGGTAGCTTGTTTGCCTTACACTATCTGCTTCCCAAACGCCCTCATACGGGTTGGGTAGGTATCCCAGATAGCAGTGCATGGGATTTGCAAAATCAAATCACCAAACGCTGGTGGCTGGCACGGATGCAACGGCTTAAAATGCTTTTTACAAGGTCCTATCGTGTAAATATTTTCCCTACCCAAGAACGTACCTTCGTAGCGGTAGGCTGCTATACCATCATTCATGCCATTATCGCATTGTGCTTTATCCAAAGGCAGTATTTCCTTCCCTATGTATACCTCTATATGGCTGTTATGGCCTTGGGAACCATCCTAGCGCTCTACCCAGCCCTGCATGCTTATCGAAAGGGAGGAACACCGCTGCTGCATAATCTATGGCCTATGCTATTGTTTCTTCTGCTTTTTATTGCGCCCCTCCAATTTGCTAAACTAGGACACTATAGCCCTATGGTTTGTGCATTATGGGTTGGTAGTCTAGGCTTAGGTATCGTTTTACTTTCACTAGAAACAGGCAGTATCCTGTTAGCTGTAGCGTTAGGGATACATCAAACTATACCGCCTTATACGCCCTGTTTAGCTTTAGCTGGTTGGGGGCTTTCTATGGAGCTTGTGCTCGCAACAGCTCTTGTATCAATCACACTAGTAGGATTTCTCCTGTATAAATACCTACGAGACAAAGTAACCGCTAAACTTAAAGTTATCGAACTTACTAGAACCTATGAACAGCGCATTTCCTTAGAAGCCATCTATAGCCAAGCGCATTGGGCTAAATTGGATGCTACTGCTGGAGGCACCCTTTTACGAGAAATGGGCCATGCACTACAAGAAACTACTGATTTTCTTTTTAATAAGGATCGATCTGTTGTACAAAACGAAATAGCATCCTTTAATAAAAAGCTACAAAAATTCAGCGATTGTCTGGCATGGAGAGCCCAAGAAGAACGGAGCTTAAAACTTAATAAAAAATCTATTCAGTCCATCCTACTTGAACCAACTATTTTAAAAGTAAATCAGCAAATATTGGACTTAGGAGAACCACTAGCGCTCTTATTGCGGAAACAAACAGACGTAGCTGAAATAGCAGTCGATCCCGCCTTGCTGGAGTGTTTGCTGCTGCTCAACCTATGGGCAATCAGCAAGAGCCAACAAGCTACCGATCATATCGTAACCTTAACCCTTGCTGCTACTACCTTACAATACGGCCTAGCAACAGAAACTGCGGCTGATCTCCCTTCCTTAACCTTACCTGCACTGGCTTTCTGTTTTAGTACGGATACAAGCCTACCAACCCTACAACCTAGTTATAGTATCCCAGCAATGAACGCAAAGGTTACCCTACCTGCTAGTGAAGCACAATTTTATCAGCTAGAAAGCAAACAAATCGTAGAAGCCCATGGGGGCTATGTGGAAATAATAGAAAGTCCAACGCAGGTAAATTGCCTTTACGTATTCCCACTGGATGGCCGTAAGGTTATGCGCTTTAAAACGTATGATCCTGCTGATCTTGTGGCTAATAAAATAGCTGAAACAGCGGAAAGCTTGGCGCAGGAGCAGGAATTGATAGGGTTACTTACGGCACAAACTACGCTTAAGGAGGAGCTTATACAGCAAACCATTGCCTTTATTAAAAAGGCCCATGGTTTAGTACGACGTAAATCAGGGTCCCCCTATTATACCCATCCCATGGCGGTGGCTAAACTGCTGTTAGAGGCTACCCAAGATCCAGACACCATCCTAGTGGGTTTGTTGCACGATATCGTAGAGGATACGCCTGTTACGCTTCCTCAGATAGAATTGATGTATGGCAGTGAAGTAGCTGCTGTGGTCGATCAGGTTACCCGCTACAATACCAATGGGTATCCTTGGGAATTAGATAAGTTAGAAGATAGAAATAGGCTCCACCAATGTGAGGACATATGTGTGGTACAAGTAAAGCTGGCAGATCGATTGCATAATATGCGTACCTTATCTGCCCGTAAGCCATCCGACCAACAGCGTATAGCTAAAGAAACCTTAGCTTTTTATATACCGTGGGGAAAGAGCCATAAGGCACCTCAGCAATGGATGACAGAAATGCAGCGTATTTGTGAAGGGATTATTGCTAAGCAGCTTTAAAGTAAATACAGTGCCTCTTTATACAAGGTTCTTTTCCCGCGCCAAAATCTACCTGTAAAGGCTAATGCTACTACGCATTACTCTAGGCATAGGTTATTACACAATAATAATAGTTGCTATTAGGTATAGTAATTATTTTTCTGTAAATAAAAGCAAGTAATCATTATAAACTTAGTAAGATAAATTTATTACAACGCAATAATAAAAGAGAGATGGTAACGCATATTGATTTTATAATTATAGGGTTATCCTTAATGGGGACACTGGTTATTGGGATTTACTACGGTAGAGGTATCAAGACTTTCCAAGAGTATGCTGTAGGGAACAGAAAAATGTCTAGCAGCGTAATTGCTATTTCACTGATAGCTACCATATATGGCGGTGGAACCCTAGGGGTTGGCCTGGATCAGAACTATCGACAAGGCTTTGAAATACTTATTGCGCAATCTATTCTAATAGTTCCTATGCTCTATCTTTTTTCCAGGGTTACTATTCCAAGAATGAAAGAATTCGAGAAACATTTTTCTATAGCAGAATCTATGGGAAGCTTATATGGATCAGCTGCTCGTATCATTACCGCTCTACTTAGTATCCTGTTAGCTATCGCCTATCTAACCACCCAGATTAAGGTTGGTTTTGAAATAATGTCCATTCTATTTCCTAAAATAATATCCTTTCAAACTTATTCAATCATACTTTTAACCTTATTGGTTATCGCCTATGCTGCATTTGGAGGGGCGAGAGCGGTAGCCATAACAGATGTCTACCAATTCCTCCTTTTCGGACTCTGCTTCCCTATGCTCATTTTCGTGCTACTATTTTCTACGGAAGATTTAGCAACAGGCTGGCAAAAACTTACTGCTGTACCGCAGTTTAATTTAAACAAGATGTGCACAGGGCATACCTTAACAAGCTTACTTCCTGGCTTTATATTTAGGCTTTTAGTTTTGTTTATACCTGCCTACATTCAACGCTTTTACATGGCTTCTTCTATAGGGCAAGCTGCAAAGGTTTTTAACAAAATTACCATAGCTCCCTGTGTGATAGCTTTGCTTATTTTCAGTGTTGCAGCAGCTTTGCATATACATGGAGATAACATTTCATCCAATCAGAATGTCCTCCACTATGTCCTTTCCCTTGCCTATTTCCCTGGTATGTTAGGTATATTGGTAACGGCTATGATAGCGTTGTTGATGTCTACCGCTGATTCTCACTTACATATTGCCTCTGTTTTATTTACAAATGACCTATGGCCTTTTATAGCTAAGTTTACCAAATTACACAACCGCTCACTCCGCATGGTACGTATCGCCTCTATTGGCATAGGGATAATCAGTCTTTTGATAGTATTCCATACAACCAGTATTTTGCAATTAATGAACAAAACGTACTATTTTTATTGGCCAGCTGTTTCAGTTCCCTTTATAATAGCTTGTTTGGGATTTAGGCCTAGATCCCTTGTTGTGCTCATAACCATGGGTTGGAACATAATCGTAGCAACGTATTTTATTTTTTATCAAAAGCAAACTATAACCCATAATCGCGTTATCCTTTCAATGATTGTAAGCGCAGGTAGCTTGTTTGCCTTACACTATCTGCTTCCTAAACGCCCCCATACCGGCTGGGTAGGTATCCCAGATAGCAGTGCCTGGGATTTACAAAACCAAATCACCAAGCGCTGGTGGTTGGCTCGCGTTCAACAGTTTAAAATGCTTCTTACAAGGTCTTATCGTGTAAGCATCTTCCCTATCCAAGAACGTACCTTTGTAGCAGTCGGCTGCTATACCATCCTTCATGCCATTATCGCATTGTGCTTTATCCAAAGGCAGTATTTCCTTCCCTATGTATACCTCTATATGGCTGTGATGGCCTTGGGAACCATCCTAGCGCTCTACCCAGCCCTGCATGCTTATCAAAAAGGCGGAACACCGCTATTGCATAATTTATGGCCTATGCTATTGTTTCTTCTGCTTTTTATTGCGCCCCTTCAATTTGCTAAACTAGGACACTATAGCCCTATGGTTTGTGCATTATGGGTTAGTAACCTGGGCTTAGGCATCGTTTTACTTTCGCTAGAAACAAGTAGTATCCTGTTAGCTGTAGCGTTAGGGATACATCAAGCTATACCGCCTTATACGACCTATTTAGCTTTAGCTAGCTGGGGTCTTTCTATAGAACTTGTGCTAGCTGTAATGCTAGTAACCGCTGCCATAATAGGCCTTGGTATCTATAAATACCTACGAGACAAAGCAACCGCTAAACTTAACATTATCGAACTTACTAGAACCTATGAACAGCGCATTTCCTTAGAAGCCATCTATAGCCAAGCGCATTGGGCTAAATTGGATGCTACTGCTGGAGGCACCCTTTTACGAGAAATGGGCCATGCACTACAAGAAACTACTGATTTTCTTTTTAATAAGGATCGATCTGTTGTACAAAACGAAATAGCATCCTTTAATAAAAAGCTACAAAAATTCAGCGATTGTCTGGCATGGAGAGCCCAAGAAGAACGGAGCTTAAAACTTAATAAAAAATCTATTCAGTCCATCCTACTTGAACCAACTATTTTAAAAGTAAATCAGCAAATATTGGACTTAGGAGAACCACTAGCGCTCTTATTGCGGAAACAAACAGACGTAGCTGAAATAGCAGTCGATCCCGCCTTGCTGGAGTGTTTGCTGCTGCTCAACCTATGGGCAATCAGCAAGAGCCAACAAGCTACCGATCATATCGTAACCTTAACCCTTGCTGCTACTACCTTACAATACGGCCTAGCAACAGAAACTGCGGCTGATCTCCCTTCCTTAACCTTACCTGCACTGGCTTTCTGTTTTAGTACGGATACAAGCCTACCAACCCTACAACCTAGTTATAGTATCCCAGCAATGAACGCAAAGGTTACCCTACCTGCTAGTGAAGCACAATTTTATCAGCTAGAAAGCAAACAAATCGTAGAGGCCCATGGGGGCTATGTGGAAATAATAGAAAGTCCAACGCAGGTAAATTGCCTTTACGTATTCCCACTGGATGGCCGTAAGGTTATGCGCTTTAAAACGTATGATCCTGCTGATATTGTGGCTAATAAAATAGCTGAAACAGCGGAAAGCTTGGCGCAGGAGCAGGAATTGATAGGGTTACTTACGGCACAAACTACGCTTAAGGAGGAGCTTATACAGCAAACCATTGCCTTTATTAAAAAGGCCCATGGTTTAGTACGGCGTAAATCAGGGTCCCCCTATTATACCCATCCCATGGCGGTGGCTAAACTGCTGTTAGAGGCTACCCAAGATCCAGACACCATCCTAGTGGGTTTGTTGCACGATATCGTAGAGGATACGCCTGTTACGCTTCCTCAGATAGAATTGATGTATGGCAGTGAAGTAGCTGCTGTGGTCGATCAGGTTACCCACTACAATACCAATGGGTATCCTTGGGAATTAGATAAGTTAGAAAATAAAAATATACTTCATCAATGTAGAGATATACGTGTGGTACAAGTAAAGCTGGCAGATCGATTGCATAATATGCGTACCTTATCTGCCCGTAAGCCATCCGACCAACAGCGTATAGCTAAAGAAACCTTAGCTTTTTATATACCGTGGGGAAAGAGCCATAAGGCACCTCAGCAATGGATGACAGAAATGCAGCGTATTTGTGAAGGGATTATTGCTAAGTAGTCGTCCCTGAAGTATTTATTACACAATAGGTTTATTTTCTGTCTATCTTTTTCTCACATTCAAATGGTAAGTTAAACGCTATGTCAACTGACCATTATATAGGTATAATCGTTCTGAGAGAGAAATCCTTCATATACAAAAATGATTCTTTTTGATTGATTATGTGTATGTTAGGAATGTTTTTCTCGTGACAAGTCATTGATTATGTCCAATAGCACACAGAATAACATTGCGTTTATTTCCTAAGATTCCTTGCAAGTAGCTAACCGATCATTTACCATCGGATTTCATAGGACCAATAGAACGAATATTTTTCTCCATCTTGGCCAAGTCCCTGGCGCCAGCGCGTTAAGGTTTTTATTTATACGAAAAATACAAAACATGATTATTATAATAGTATGAACATAATGATTTTTATATTGATTAACAAATAAATATATAATATCTCGGCATCTACTCAATAGTTCCTCCGCTACCAACTTATTATAATAAAGGGTAAAAATTATAGCTGCTTCCTAAAGGCAATAAATAGCACAAAACAGCTAACGGAATTCAAACCAACACAAATAATAAGCATACTTTCTTTTATTTTACCATACATATGTATATATTAATTGTTGATACTAAACGCATGTTAGGTAAATAAAAGGGCATTATTTGTATAACAACTAAGAGAATCATTATGGCCATAGGACAACCTATACATTATATAGATAGCCTTCTTATAGGAATATTTTTACTCTTAACGCTTGCTATTGGGCTCTATTACGGAAAAGATATCAAAACTTTTCAAGAGTATGCGGTTGGAAATAGAAAGATGTCTAGCATGACGCTTACTACCTCTCTTATAGCAACTATTTACAGTGCAAAGTCTTTTTATATTGGCTTTAATCAGCATTACCAACATGGTATTTATGCACTTAAGTATGTAAGTGGACCATTGAGTGTCTACCTAGCCTCTAAATTTTTAATTGTAAGAATGAAAGAATTTATAGGTAACCGTTCCATGGCAGAGTCTATGGGAACTATATATGGTCCAGCCGTACGCATCTTAACAGCCTTGTTAGGTATTGTATTATGTGCGATTATACTAGCTGCTCAGATAAAGTGTGGTCTTCTTATAACCACTAAACTATTTCCATATTATAATACAGAATATCACACTATAATTGTTTTTCTGTTGATTATATGTTATGCTACTTTTGGAGGGATCAGAGCAGTAGCATTAACAGATGTTTACCAATTTTTCTTTTTTAGTCTGTATTTTCCCCTATTAATTTGTACACTACTGTATTATAGTAATGATTTACTAATTGATTGGAAACGCATTACAGCCCTTCCTCAATTTAACCTAAATAAAGTATTTACATGGGATGATACCTTAAAAGATACATTAAGCTGGTTATTTTGGTGGTCTCTTGTTATTAGTTGCAATCCTGCTTATATACAACGCTTTTATATGGCATCTACTGTACAACAAGCTGTTAAGGTTTTTAGGAATAGCAGTTTGATTCGGCTGCTATTCTTTACGCCATTATTTTTACTTACTGCAATATTCTTTCATTTGAAAAAAAATGGCACCTACCCTTACCAAAATATACTCAGTTATATCATCCATCTAAGCTATTGGCCAGGTATGCAAGGTATTCTTGCAACAACTTGCTTTGCCTTATTGATGTCTACTGCTGATTCTATTTTACATATTGCCTCTGTTTTATTTACCAATGATATATGGTCTGTCCTAACAAAGGCAAACAAGCACAAAGCTGCTCAGCATCAACTTACCGTTGCGCGTATAACTTCTGTTGTAATCGGTTTCATTAGCCTTACTATTGCATTTTCTCTTACTAGTATTATAACCTTTTTAGAGAAAACAGGTATGACTTTCTTTTATCACCTGTCTGTTTCCATTCCTTTTATCATAACCTGTTTAGGTTTTAGACCCCGTTCTATTGTAATTTTTATAGCTATGTGCTTTAATACAATGATGGGCATATACATTTATTACTATAATCTTAAGGATCACCTTACTATTATTCTTATTGCCAGTATACTTAGCCTATTCATTCCGCACTATTTATTCCCTAAATTACCCAACACCGGTTGGGTGGGTGTTAAAGATAACACTGCCTGGAAACTACAAAATCAACTAATCAAACGATGGTGGCAAACAAAATGGCAGCGGATTAAAATGCCTTTTACATCAAGCTATCAAGCCATTATTTTTCCTAAAAGGACAAGTACATTTATGTTATTAGGCGCTTACCTAATTATTAGTTCGGTCTTAGCACTCTATCTTATCCATAAAGCCTATTTTTTACCCTACGTGTACCTCTATATGACTGTTATGGCTATAGGTACCATTATAGCAATTTACCCAGCATTTCATTCCTATAAAAAGGAAGGTTCTCCTTTACTATATAAATTATGGCCCACATTACTTTTTCTATTACTTTTTATTATTCCTTTTCAATTTGTTAAACTAAGCCACTACACCCCTACAGTTTGTGCTGTTTTAATTTTTAACGTTGGTTTAACTTCAGTACTATTGTCTTTAGAAAACAGCATCACAATGCTATTTCTAACCATAGGTATCCATCAATTTATTCCTCCTTATCTAGATTTTAGCAATTTGCTTTTGACAAATAGTTCGAATGTTACTTCCATAGAACTTATTGTAACGACGGCAATTATAACAATTACACTGGTAGGCTTTGGTATTTATAAACAGCTACGAGATAAATCCGTTTCTAAAGGGAAGATTATGGAAATTACCCGAGCCTATGAGCAGCGCATTGCGCTAGAGGCCATCTATAGCCAAGCGCATTGGGCTAAATTGGATGCCACTGCTGGAGGTAACCTCTTACGAGAAATGGGCCATGCACTACAAGAAACCAGTGAGGCCCTCTATAAACAGGATCCAACTGGTTTACGAAATGAAATAGCATTCTTTAATAAAAAATTACAAAAATTCAGTGATTGCCTACTATGGAGAGCCCAAGAAGAACGCAGCCTAAAACTCAATAAAAAATCTATACAGCTTATCCCGCTTGAATCAACTATCTTAAAAGTAAATCAGCAAATATTGGATTTAGGGGAGCCACTAGCGCTCTTATTACGTAAACAAACACCCATAGCTGAAATAGTAGTCGATCCCACGTTATTAGCATGTTTGCTGCTGCTTAACCTATGGGAAATTAGCAAGAGCCAACAAGCTACCGATCATATCGTAACCTTAACCCTTGCAGCTACTACCTTACAATACGGCCTAGCAACAGAGACTGCGGCTGATCTCCCTTCCTTAACCTTACCTGCACTGGCTTTCTGTTTTAGTACGGATACAAGCCTACCAAATTTAAAACCTAGCTATAGTATCGTAGGAATGAATGCAAATGTTACCCTACCTGCTAGTGAAGCGCAGTTTTATCAATTAGAAAGCAAACAAATCGTAGAGGCTCATGGAGGCTATGTAGAAATAATAGAAAGCCCAACAAAGGTAAGCTGCCTTTACGTATTCCCGCTGGATGGCCGTAAGGTTATGCGCTTTAAAACGTATGATCCTGTTGATCTGTTAGCTAATACCCTAGCTGAAACGGAGGAAAGCTTGGCGCAAGAGCAGGAGCTAATAGGTTTACTTACTACACAAACTACGCTTAGCGCAGAACGTATACAGCAAACCATTGCCTTTATTAAAAACGCTCATGGTTTAGTACGGCGTAAATCAGGTGCCCCCTACTATACCCATCCGATGGCAGTGGCCAAACTGCTGTTGAAGACTACCCAGGATCCCGACACCATCCTAGCTGGTTTGTTGCATGATATCGTAGAGGATACGCCTGTTACACTTCATCAATTAGAACTGATGTATGGCAGTGAAGTAGCTGCTGTGGTCGATCAGGTTACCCACTTCAATACCAATGGGTATCCTTGGGAATTAGATAAATTAGAAAATAAAAATATACTCCATCAATGTAGGGATATACGTGTGGTACAAGTAAAGCTAGCAGATAGATTGCATAATATGAGCACCTTATCTGCCCGTAAACCAGCCGATCAACAGCGTATAGCTAAAGAAACCTTAGCTTTTTATATACCATGGGGAACAAAGCACCACGTACCTCAGCGATGGCTAGCAGAAATGCAGCGCATTTGTGAAGAGGTCCTAAAATAAAGCGTCTATTTTTACAAGATCATCTATACAGATACCATTGATCATTTGAAAAGATTGTGTAAAATTTTTAATTACGTGTTGATTTTCATTTGTAAAATTGCTATTGCGTAAATTAAACCTTTTAGCTTAGGTGGTTTAGGTAGCCAGGTTGTATATTATATTATTACACGCTTTTAGGAAAAAATTAAACATTATGATGCTGAAGCTGCTGTACAAAAACGGCTCCTAATTTGGAAGGATGATGCTGACCAAGTTGAATACTTATTGCTAGCTTTTAAGATTATTACTACATTATAGCTAATACATATGGTTAAAAACCAAGCAATATAAAAACAGCTATGATTCAAATAGATCTCCTAATTATAGGTTTGTTCTTACTCATCACGCTTATCATTGGCCTATATTATGGCAGAGGCATTAAAACTTTCCAAGATTATGCAGTTGGGAATAAAAAGATGTCTACCATGGTTATCACACTATCTTTGATAGCTACTACGTATGGAGGGAGCATTCTAAGTTCAAGACCAGAAGGCTATTACCGTTCAGGCCTCCACGCATTAATCATGGATTTAGCCAGCCCCATTAACTTCTATATAGCTTCTAGATTTATCCTATTAAGGATGAAAGAATTTGTAAACCATTTTTCTATAGCAGAGTCTATGGGTAGTATGTATGGAGCTGTTGTACGGGTTGTTACTGCTATATTTGGTATAATGATAACAGTATCTTTATTAACGGTTCAGGTTAAAGTTGGACAAATTGTTATTACATCCTTACTACCCTCTACCATAGCATCAGATCATGCCACTATGGCATTGACAATGTTATCTTTATTGTTTATTGGTTATACTACCTTAGGAGGGAGCAGGTCAGTAGCAATAACAGATGTATATCAGTTTTTATTATTTGGTCTTTGCTTCCCTATGCTCATTCCACTATTTCTATATCATGCAGAAGATCTTGGATCAGGCTATCAAAAATTGATGCGACTTCCTACATTCAATCCTAATAGCGTCTTCCAATGGAATGATATGCTAAAAGGCACATTAACTTATGTTTTTTGCCGTACTATTTTCCCCTTTGACCCTGCACGTATACAACGTTTCTATATGGCTGCTTCAGTATATCAAGCAGCAAGCGTCTTTAACAAGGCTGCTATCATTCGCATACTACTTACCTTGTCTTTCTTAAGTCTTGCAATAGCTTTACATATAGGCCATCCTATTATTAACCCAGATTGCAACGTAATGAACTATATTATAGGACTTACCTATTTCCCTGGTATTCGTGGCCTATTAATAACAATCATTATAGCACTGCTAATGTCTACTGCTGACTCTAATTTACATGCTGCTACAGTGCTCTTTTCCAATGACATATATGCTGTAATAAGGAAATCTAAGCCCTCCCTTGTAATCATACGTATAACCGCTGCTAGCATAGGCATGCTAAGTATCGTAGTAGCATTACATACTACACCTCAAGTAACATCATTTTTATATAAGATGGCTGGTATATATACTTCTGTTGTAGCAGTCCCATTTATAATAGCTTGCATAGGTTTTAGACCACGTCCTATTGTCCTACTATTAAATATGGCCCTGCATACCATTATAGCAAGCTATCGTATTTATGTAGGGTACACTGGGTCTCAACAACTCATTTTTCAATCCATTATGCATAGTGCATTTACTTTAATAGCCATCCATTATGTATTTCCCAAACGGCCCTATACGGGCTGGACGGGTATTCCAGACGATAGCCACTGGAAGCTTCACAATCAAATGGTCAAACGTTGGCTATTAGCACAGTGGCAAAAATGGAAATATTACTTTCATAAAGATTATTGGGAAAGTATTTTCCCTCGGAAAGAAAATACCTTTATATGGCTTGGGGTCTATTCCATTGTTAATACATTAATTGTATTGTGCGCCATAGAGCAGCGTTATTTGTGGCCCTATATTTATGGTTATATGGCTATTATGACACTAGGAACAATAATAGCACTTTATCCAGCACTACATGCCTATCAAAAAGGCGGAAC
Above is a window of Candidatus Cardinium hertigii DNA encoding:
- a CDS encoding sodium:solute symporter family protein, encoding MAIGQPIHYIDSLLIGIFLLLTLAIGLYYGKDIKTFQEYAVGNRKMSSMTLTTSLIATIYSAKSFYIGFNQHYQHGIYALKYVSGPLSVYLASKFLIVRMKEFIGNRSMAESMGTIYGPAVRILTALLGIVLCAIILAAQIKCGLLITTKLFPYYNTEYHTIIVFLLIICYATFGGIRAVALTDVYQFFFFSLYFPLLICTLLYYSNDLLIDWKRITALPQFNLNKVFTWDDTLKDTLSWLFWWSLVISCNPAYIQRFYMASTVQQAVKVFRNSSLIRLLFFTPLFLLTAIFFHLKKNGTYPYQNILSYIIHLSYWPGMQGILATTCFALLMSTADSILHIASVLFTNDIWSVLTKANKHKAAQHQLTVARITSVVIGFISLTIAFSLTSIITFLEKTGMTFFYHLSVSIPFIITCLGFRPRSIVIFIAMCFNTMMGIYIYYYNLKDHLTIILIASILSLFIPHYLFPKLPNTGWVGVKDNTAWKLQNQLIKRWWQTKWQRIKMPFTSSYQAIIFPKRTSTFMLLGAYLIISSVLALYLIHKAYFLPYVYLYMTVMAIGTIIAIYPAFHSYKKEGSPLLYKLWPTLLFLLLFIIPFQFVKLSHYTPTVCAVLIFNVGLTSVLLSLENSITMLFLTIGIHQFIPPYLDFSNLLLTNSSNVTSIELIVTTAIITITLVGFGIYKQLRDKSVSKGKIMEITRAYEQRIALEAIYSQAHWAKLDATAGGNLLREMGHALQETSEALYKQDPTGLRNEIAFFNKKLQKFSDCLLWRAQEERSLKLNKKSIQLIPLESTILKVNQQILDLGEPLALLLRKQTPIAEIVVDPTLLACLLLLNLWEISKSQQATDHIVTLTLAATTLQYGLATETAADLPSLTLPALAFCFSTDTSLPNLKPSYSIVGMNANVTLPASEAQFYQLESKQIVEAHGGYVEIIESPTKVSCLYVFPLDGRKVMRFKTYDPVDLLANTLAETEESLAQEQELIGLLTTQTTLSAERIQQTIAFIKNAHGLVRRKSGAPYYTHPMAVAKLLLKTTQDPDTILAGLLHDIVEDTPVTLHQLELMYGSEVAAVVDQVTHFNTNGYPWELDKLENKNILHQCRDIRVVQVKLADRLHNMSTLSARKPADQQRIAKETLAFYIPWGTKHHVPQRWLAEMQRICEEVLK